The following proteins come from a genomic window of Paenibacillus sp. CAA11:
- a CDS encoding response regulator, translated as MANRILIVDDAAFMRMMIRDILTKNGFEVVGEAQDGAQAIEKYKELRPDLITMDITMPEMDGIAALKEIKNMDPAAKVIMCSAMGQQAMVIDAIQAGAKDFIVKPFQSDRVIEAINKTLGI; from the coding sequence ATGGCAAACCGAATTCTTATCGTAGACGATGCTGCATTTATGAGAATGATGATCCGGGACATTCTGACAAAGAACGGATTTGAAGTAGTAGGTGAGGCACAAGACGGCGCACAAGCGATTGAGAAATACAAAGAGCTGCGTCCAGATCTGATCACTATGGATATCACAATGCCAGAGATGGATGGAATTGCTGCACTTAAGGAAATCAAGAACATGGATCCGGCTGCTAAGGTAATTATGTGTTCCGCGATGGGCCAACAGGCAATGGTTATCGATGCGATTCAAGCAGGGGCAAAAGACTTTATCGTGAAGCCGTTCCAATCTGACCGGGTTATTGAAGCAATCAACAAGACCCTGGGCATTTAA
- a CDS encoding flagellar biosynthetic protein FliO, whose protein sequence is MTPNNNDYNPVTSILTVIVVLAIIIALIVLLIRFLGRRNQMFSKSRSIRTLGAVGLGQNKSLQVIEIGSSIYLVGVGEDVTLVDKISDPQQVAQLVGAFEEEAADLGSLSSIVATLKTRFRKGAPAVEEELDSTTFHEVFETKLRDLPNRKKQMEEILQEEQSTDRLRNP, encoded by the coding sequence ATGACTCCAAACAATAACGACTATAATCCAGTAACAAGTATCCTTACCGTTATTGTCGTTTTGGCCATTATCATTGCGCTTATCGTTCTTCTTATCCGCTTTCTTGGCAGACGAAATCAAATGTTCTCTAAGAGCCGGTCAATTCGCACACTTGGGGCAGTAGGGCTAGGACAGAATAAGTCGCTTCAAGTGATCGAAATCGGATCAAGCATTTACTTAGTGGGTGTTGGTGAGGATGTCACACTGGTTGACAAAATTTCGGATCCGCAGCAGGTGGCACAATTGGTAGGCGCTTTTGAAGAGGAAGCTGCCGATCTCGGCAGCTTATCCTCCATAGTGGCTACGCTCAAAACGCGATTCCGCAAGGGAGCTCCTGCAGTAGAAGAAGAACTCGACAGCACAACTTTTCACGAAGTCTTTGAAACAAAGCTGCGGGATTTGCCAAACCGCAAAAAGCAGATGGAAGAAATTCTGCAGGAGGAACAATCTACAGATCGGTTGAGGAATCCATGA
- the fliP gene encoding flagellar type III secretion system pore protein FliP (The bacterial flagellar biogenesis protein FliP forms a type III secretion system (T3SS)-type pore required for flagellar assembly.), translating to MKKKLVIIALLLMLFSVFAATASAADPIPDINIQVGDSGGKPSTSSLSILLMVTVLSVAPAILVLMTSFTRIVVVLGFVRSSLGTQTTPPNQVLVGLALFLTLFIMSPTISAVNDVALQPYLKGEITQTQALEKAAVPMKKFMYSHTRTKDLQLFMSYTKTEKPNSYQDIPLTVLVPAYAISELKTAFQMGFMIFIPFLIIDIVVSSTLMAMGMMMLPPVMISLPFKILLFVLVDGWYLVVKSLLQSFGT from the coding sequence ATGAAGAAGAAGCTTGTAATTATTGCATTATTGCTAATGTTATTCAGCGTGTTTGCGGCTACGGCCTCGGCAGCTGATCCGATTCCTGATATCAATATTCAAGTGGGGGATTCCGGCGGCAAGCCTAGCACCAGTTCACTTTCAATCCTGCTTATGGTGACCGTGCTCAGTGTGGCTCCAGCAATTCTGGTACTCATGACCAGCTTCACGCGTATTGTCGTGGTGTTAGGCTTTGTACGCAGTTCTCTGGGGACGCAGACCACCCCTCCCAATCAGGTGTTGGTAGGTCTTGCACTATTCCTTACTCTGTTTATTATGAGTCCAACCATTTCGGCAGTGAACGATGTAGCTTTACAGCCTTACCTTAAAGGGGAGATCACCCAGACCCAAGCCCTGGAAAAGGCAGCCGTACCGATGAAGAAATTCATGTATTCCCATACGCGTACCAAGGACCTGCAGCTCTTTATGAGTTACACCAAGACAGAGAAGCCAAATAGCTATCAAGATATTCCGCTGACTGTGCTTGTGCCGGCCTACGCGATTAGTGAGCTGAAGACGGCTTTTCAGATGGGCTTTATGATTTTCATTCCTTTTTTGATCATCGATATTGTGGTGTCTAGTACCTTAATGGCAATGGGGATGATGATGCTGCCTCCTGTTATGATCTCATTACCATTTAAAATCTTGCTATTCGTTTTAGTAGATGGATGGTACCTGGTCGTTAAATCACTCCTACAAAGTTTCGGCACATGA
- the fliQ gene encoding flagellar biosynthesis protein FliQ, with the protein MSSEFIIGLAGQAVYTVLKVSAPMLILGLVVGLVISIFQATTQIQEQTLAFVPKIVAVLLALLLFGPWILTTLVDFTYGILNNLSSYIG; encoded by the coding sequence ATGAGTTCGGAGTTTATTATCGGATTGGCCGGACAAGCCGTTTATACCGTACTGAAAGTTAGTGCTCCAATGCTGATCCTTGGACTTGTCGTTGGTTTGGTGATTAGTATATTTCAAGCTACGACTCAAATTCAGGAGCAGACGCTGGCTTTCGTGCCAAAGATCGTTGCAGTACTACTTGCGCTCCTGTTATTCGGCCCATGGATTTTGACAACACTTGTGGATTTTACTTACGGGATATTAAATAACTTGTCCAGTTATATTGGTTAG
- the fliR gene encoding flagellar biosynthetic protein FliR — MTTEMVLQGFSVFLLIFCRITAFFVVSPVFSSRNVPNTFKVGFAGIISLMIYLVYGTQQSVPMDLTFIIFIFREILVGLLIGYVAYLMFTVIMMAGSFIDIQIGFGMANIIDPMTGASAPVIGNFKYMVGMLMFLGMNGHHYLLQAIIRSYNWIPLKNEVFSRLAGGSVAEFLLRTFTEAFMIAFQMSAPLVVALFLTDVALGFLAKTAPQFNVFVIGIPLKIIVGLVLLLLMMSSFVLAFQYLFEILFKSLENLLGTLGSRPQ; from the coding sequence ATGACAACAGAAATGGTGCTGCAAGGATTCTCTGTTTTTTTGCTTATTTTTTGTCGAATTACAGCATTTTTTGTAGTTTCTCCCGTGTTTTCATCGCGAAATGTGCCGAATACTTTTAAAGTAGGATTTGCCGGAATTATTTCTTTAATGATTTATTTGGTCTATGGGACCCAGCAAAGCGTACCGATGGATTTGACCTTCATCATTTTTATATTTAGAGAGATTCTCGTGGGATTACTTATAGGGTATGTTGCGTATTTAATGTTTACTGTAATTATGATGGCGGGTTCTTTTATTGATATTCAAATCGGTTTTGGTATGGCGAACATCATTGATCCAATGACCGGAGCCTCAGCTCCTGTCATCGGTAATTTTAAGTACATGGTTGGAATGTTAATGTTCCTAGGAATGAATGGTCATCATTATCTTCTGCAAGCAATCATTCGTAGTTACAATTGGATTCCCCTGAAGAATGAGGTTTTTTCCAGGCTTGCGGGTGGCAGTGTTGCTGAATTTTTGTTAAGAACATTCACTGAAGCGTTTATGATCGCTTTTCAAATGTCTGCACCACTTGTTGTAGCTTTATTCTTAACAGACGTAGCTCTCGGCTTCTTAGCTAAAACTGCACCGCAATTCAATGTATTTGTTATTGGAATTCCTCTTAAAATTATTGTTGGACTTGTTTTACTACTTTTGATGATGTCAAGTTTTGTACTAGCTTTCCAATATCTATTTGAAATTCTGTTTAAGTCTTTAGAAAATCTGCTTGGAACTCTTGGTAGCAGACCGCAGTAG
- the flhB gene encoding flagellar biosynthesis protein FlhB produces MALRYELDLQLFSGEKTEKATPKKRQDARKKGQVAKSMDVSGGLVLLSAFLCLLVFGDYYKKHLVSLYTDIFLHRLSMEITKESVIAMFGNIGMQVLLLLAPVLLTVMVVGIIANYIQVGFLLTGDPLKLKFSKLDPIKGFKNIFSMRSMVEFLKSVLKLVIIGVLVYMTLMDEKENISKLGHLGAEQTFSYTASLTMKLGLEIGVALLVLAAADYMYQRYSHEKSLKMSKQDIKDEYKKMEGDPLIKGKIRERQRRMAMQRMMQEVPKADVIITNPTHFAVALKYDGSEMDAPQIIAKGQDYVALRIKEIAKEHGVITMENKPLARALFSRAEIGDSIPADLFQAVAEVLAYVYKLKGKVK; encoded by the coding sequence TTGGCTTTGCGTTATGAACTCGACCTGCAATTGTTTTCAGGTGAGAAGACTGAGAAGGCCACACCAAAAAAACGGCAGGATGCCCGTAAAAAAGGCCAGGTAGCCAAAAGTATGGATGTGTCTGGAGGTCTGGTTCTACTTTCCGCTTTTCTTTGTCTGCTAGTCTTTGGTGACTATTACAAGAAACACTTAGTTTCATTGTATACTGATATTTTCTTGCACCGCTTAAGTATGGAAATAACTAAAGAAAGTGTAATAGCGATGTTTGGGAATATTGGAATGCAAGTCTTACTCTTACTCGCTCCAGTGCTGCTTACCGTCATGGTAGTAGGGATTATTGCCAACTATATTCAGGTTGGATTCCTACTAACGGGGGATCCTTTAAAACTAAAGTTTAGCAAGCTTGATCCGATCAAAGGTTTTAAAAATATTTTTTCGATGAGATCTATGGTCGAGTTCTTAAAGTCAGTCCTAAAATTAGTGATTATTGGCGTTCTTGTGTACATGACTTTGATGGATGAAAAAGAGAACATTTCTAAACTAGGTCACCTTGGAGCAGAGCAAACATTCTCCTATACGGCAAGTTTGACTATGAAGCTAGGACTTGAAATTGGCGTGGCCCTTCTAGTGCTGGCTGCCGCCGATTACATGTACCAGCGTTATTCACATGAGAAGAGCTTGAAGATGTCAAAACAGGACATCAAAGATGAGTACAAAAAAATGGAAGGCGATCCCCTGATCAAGGGGAAAATTCGCGAACGACAACGCCGGATGGCCATGCAGCGTATGATGCAGGAAGTGCCGAAGGCGGATGTCATTATCACAAACCCGACCCATTTTGCCGTCGCGTTGAAGTATGACGGATCTGAGATGGATGCGCCGCAGATCATTGCGAAAGGGCAGGATTATGTCGCGCTTCGGATTAAAGAAATAGCCAAAGAACATGGCGTTATAACTATGGAAAACAAGCCGCTTGCACGCGCTTTGTTCAGCAGGGCTGAAATCGGGGATTCGATTCCTGCAGATCTTTTCCAGGCTGTAGCTGAAGTGCTGGCTTATGTATACAAACTAAAAGGTAAAGTGAAATAA
- the flhA gene encoding flagellar biosynthesis protein FlhA, producing the protein MKIKDISILVGIIGIVMMMILPIPTWLLDVLLVINISIAMMILLVAMNTKEALQFSIFPAMLLITTMFRLALNVSTTKLILGQADAGHVVRTFGSWVSQGEPVVGFIVFLILVVVQFIVITKGSERVAEVAARFTLDAMPGKQMSIDADLNAGLINEKQAMERRRKIEREADFYGAMDGASKFVKGDAIASIIILMINLIGGFIIGVSIHGLPFMDALSTYSLLTIGDGLVSQIPALLISTSAGLIVTRASSEGNLAEDITGQLFAYPKLIYIVAGTVALLGLFTPIGVLATIPLAGLLAIAAYRMQKNMNKQIVAQEIQEEEQQIEEVRSPESVINLLQVDPIEFEFGYGLIPLADTGQGGDLLDRIIMIRRQCALELGLVVPVIRIRDNIQLKPNEYVIKIKGNQVGSGELLLNHYLAMSPGYDDDSITGIETQEPAFGLPALWIDETTKERAELAGYTVVDPPSVVATHLTETIKKHADELLGRQETKALVDNLRENYPVLVDELIPSVLSIGDVQKVLGKLLREKISIRDLVTIFETLADYGSYTKDPEVLTEYVRQSLSRQITQQFTQQGETMRVITVGPTLEKKIAESVQQTDQGSYVALDPVSTQSVYQKLTEQINRLIQTGQQPIVLASPTIRMYLRQIMERTMRDVPVLSYSELEPNVEIQSVGVVNL; encoded by the coding sequence GTGAAAATTAAAGATATTTCGATATTGGTGGGGATCATTGGCATTGTCATGATGATGATTCTCCCGATCCCGACATGGTTGCTCGACGTGCTGCTGGTGATCAATATATCGATTGCAATGATGATACTGCTGGTTGCGATGAACACGAAAGAAGCGTTGCAATTTTCTATCTTTCCAGCAATGCTGCTGATTACTACGATGTTCCGGCTGGCGCTTAACGTATCGACCACTAAGTTGATTCTTGGACAAGCTGACGCAGGTCACGTGGTAAGAACGTTCGGCAGTTGGGTATCCCAGGGAGAGCCTGTTGTCGGTTTTATCGTCTTCTTAATTCTAGTGGTTGTGCAATTTATCGTAATTACGAAGGGTTCTGAGCGCGTAGCGGAAGTAGCTGCGAGATTTACCCTGGATGCGATGCCCGGCAAACAGATGAGTATTGACGCGGATCTGAACGCGGGGCTGATCAATGAGAAGCAGGCGATGGAACGTCGGAGAAAGATTGAGCGTGAAGCTGACTTCTACGGAGCTATGGATGGTGCGAGTAAGTTTGTAAAAGGGGATGCTATCGCTTCGATCATTATTCTGATGATCAACCTCATTGGCGGATTTATTATTGGTGTATCCATTCATGGATTGCCGTTTATGGATGCCTTGTCGACTTATTCTCTCCTGACGATCGGGGACGGTCTGGTCAGCCAAATTCCAGCGCTGCTGATCTCCACCTCAGCGGGTCTTATCGTTACACGCGCTTCCTCGGAAGGCAACCTTGCAGAAGATATTACAGGGCAGCTGTTTGCTTACCCTAAGCTGATCTATATCGTTGCAGGAACGGTCGCACTGCTTGGGCTGTTCACGCCGATTGGCGTTCTGGCCACAATTCCTCTGGCGGGGCTGCTAGCAATTGCTGCATATCGGATGCAGAAGAATATGAACAAGCAGATCGTCGCTCAAGAGATTCAGGAGGAAGAGCAGCAGATCGAGGAAGTTCGCAGTCCGGAGAGTGTTATTAATCTCCTGCAGGTGGACCCGATCGAATTCGAGTTTGGCTATGGACTGATTCCACTGGCGGATACAGGCCAAGGCGGGGATTTGCTGGATCGAATTATTATGATCCGCCGTCAATGCGCATTGGAGCTTGGGCTTGTCGTACCGGTAATACGTATTCGCGACAATATTCAACTAAAACCGAACGAATACGTCATTAAAATTAAAGGGAATCAAGTAGGCAGTGGGGAATTGTTACTTAATCACTACCTGGCCATGAGCCCCGGATATGACGATGATTCTATTACCGGAATTGAGACTCAAGAACCAGCTTTTGGCTTACCTGCGCTTTGGATTGATGAGACGACCAAGGAGAGGGCAGAGCTTGCTGGGTATACGGTCGTAGATCCTCCTTCCGTGGTAGCTACTCATCTTACGGAGACTATCAAGAAGCATGCGGATGAGCTTCTCGGGCGGCAGGAGACGAAAGCGCTGGTCGACAATCTTCGCGAGAATTATCCAGTGCTGGTGGACGAGCTTATTCCTTCCGTACTTTCCATTGGGGATGTGCAGAAGGTACTGGGCAAATTGCTTCGAGAGAAAATATCGATTCGCGATCTGGTAACGATATTCGAAACTCTAGCCGACTATGGATCCTATACCAAAGACCCAGAAGTGTTAACCGAATATGTCCGTCAATCCCTATCCCGCCAAATTACTCAGCAGTTTACTCAGCAAGGCGAGACCATGCGGGTAATAACAGTTGGACCAACATTAGAGAAGAAAATAGCGGAAAGTGTACAGCAGACAGACCAGGGAAGCTATGTGGCTTTAGACCCCGTTTCTACCCAATCGGTTTATCAGAAATTAACAGAACAGATTAACCGCTTGATTCAAACAGGACAGCAGCCAATTGTGCTCGCATCGCCGACGATCCGTATGTATCTGCGGCAGATCATGGAGCGGACAATGAGAGATGTGCCGGTGCTGTCTTACAGTGAACTTGAGCCTAATGTTGAAATTCAGAGTGTCGGGGTGGTTAACCTTTGA
- the flhF gene encoding flagellar biosynthesis protein FlhF: MRVKRYIVDTMPDAMLKIRTDLGSDAVILSTKELKVGGFLGMFTKKKIEVIAATEAEDKPKVRSVAKPRQAAEQTEEIQPVLQPVRAGVPQAYRKTAELLGDKKPADKSSSSIQQEEALNAKVEQTGILSDQGSETVVPEPAIPPLEKREILVERNTGTGMDANSLLIDEIRQMKSMVSKLTSQQEGARELPETLQRITERMSRQGIMPELAERWLAPVVERWESSEGQMTHAELVAGVEEQIDQFLLDKIGSGISPKTKIAYIAGPTGVGKTTTIAKLAADQIFKAGKKVGLITADTYRISAVEQLRTYASILNVPLEVVQSPGDMQRAMARLEDCDLVLMDTAGRNYLNELHVAELHSLLSLSEQSETYLVLSLTSKMEDMRKITDHFGKYGLDKVIFTKLDETESCGPLFNLVADYPLLLSYITNGQNVPDDLLSVNRELLFQELLGDLGAPLS, from the coding sequence TTGAGAGTAAAGAGATATATTGTTGATACCATGCCGGATGCCATGCTTAAAATTCGCACCGATCTAGGCAGCGATGCTGTCATTCTAAGTACAAAAGAGCTTAAGGTCGGCGGATTTCTAGGAATGTTTACGAAGAAGAAAATAGAAGTAATTGCTGCGACGGAAGCAGAAGACAAACCAAAGGTTCGGTCTGTGGCGAAGCCTAGGCAGGCGGCTGAGCAGACAGAGGAGATTCAGCCTGTGCTTCAGCCTGTGAGGGCGGGAGTACCCCAGGCTTACCGGAAGACAGCAGAGCTTCTTGGAGATAAGAAGCCTGCAGATAAGTCTTCCTCTTCCATACAACAGGAAGAAGCTTTGAATGCGAAGGTGGAGCAAACTGGAATACTAAGTGACCAAGGCTCAGAGACAGTCGTCCCTGAGCCCGCAATCCCTCCGCTTGAGAAGCGGGAGATCCTTGTAGAGCGAAATACAGGAACAGGGATGGACGCCAACAGCTTATTAATAGACGAAATTAGGCAGATGAAGTCTATGGTAAGCAAGCTTACAAGTCAGCAAGAAGGAGCTCGGGAGCTGCCAGAGACTCTTCAGCGAATAACCGAACGCATGTCCAGGCAGGGAATCATGCCTGAGCTTGCGGAGAGATGGCTGGCTCCCGTAGTAGAACGTTGGGAGAGCTCTGAGGGGCAAATGACCCATGCGGAGCTGGTAGCAGGAGTAGAAGAGCAAATTGATCAATTTCTCTTAGATAAGATAGGGAGCGGCATTTCGCCAAAGACGAAAATCGCTTATATTGCCGGGCCGACAGGCGTCGGAAAGACGACGACAATCGCCAAGCTGGCTGCAGATCAAATATTCAAGGCGGGGAAGAAGGTTGGCTTGATTACTGCGGATACTTACCGGATCTCAGCGGTAGAGCAGCTCAGAACCTACGCTTCGATCTTGAATGTTCCTCTAGAGGTCGTTCAGTCTCCTGGAGATATGCAGAGGGCAATGGCTCGCCTTGAGGACTGTGATCTGGTGCTGATGGACACAGCGGGAAGAAATTATCTCAATGAGCTGCATGTTGCTGAGCTCCACAGCTTGCTTTCTTTGTCTGAACAAAGCGAAACCTATCTTGTGCTGAGCTTAACGTCAAAAATGGAGGACATGAGAAAGATTACCGACCATTTTGGGAAATACGGTTTGGATAAAGTCATATTTACCAAGCTCGATGAAACCGAAAGTTGCGGTCCATTATTTAATTTGGTAGCCGATTACCCACTCTTGCTTTCTTACATTACGAATGGCCAGAATGTGCCGGATGATCTGCTATCTGTAAATAGGGAACTGCTGTTTCAAGAGCTTCTTGGAGATTTGGGAGCACCCTTGTCATGA
- a CDS encoding MinD/ParA family protein: protein MSDQAQSLRQLVSAQEQSDIKKENRKRAARVITVTSGKGGVGKSNFTLNFALALQSLGKKVLVFDADIGMGNIDVLMGARPKYSLYHLLKGEKKLTEIVEYGADNLPFIAGGSGMADLFSLSESDLTYFTEQIEQISNEMDYILFDTGAGLSKETMKFIAAADECLVVTTPEPTSITDAYALIKVVLGVEPQSNFRLIVNRVSNAKEARQVHDKITLVAKKFLNIELPLLGSISDDPYVMQAVKRQVPFSTAYPHSSASRDIKLIAKLYADMNTKGKADEQESTLTGIRGFIHKWLSRAN, encoded by the coding sequence ATGAGCGACCAGGCCCAATCCTTAAGACAACTGGTTTCAGCACAGGAGCAATCAGACATCAAGAAAGAAAACCGGAAGCGCGCCGCTCGGGTGATCACGGTCACTAGCGGCAAGGGAGGCGTAGGGAAATCTAATTTTACATTGAATTTTGCTTTGGCTTTGCAATCTCTCGGCAAGAAAGTACTGGTGTTCGACGCAGATATTGGGATGGGGAACATTGATGTTTTGATGGGGGCTAGGCCAAAGTACAGTCTTTATCATTTGCTAAAAGGCGAGAAGAAGCTAACGGAGATTGTGGAGTACGGAGCGGATAATCTACCATTCATTGCAGGTGGCTCGGGCATGGCGGATTTGTTCAGTTTGTCGGAGAGTGATCTCACTTATTTCACTGAGCAAATTGAACAAATCTCGAATGAGATGGACTATATTCTTTTTGATACAGGTGCGGGTTTATCTAAGGAGACTATGAAATTTATAGCAGCTGCTGATGAATGTCTCGTTGTAACCACGCCTGAGCCCACTTCTATTACGGATGCTTATGCACTAATTAAGGTAGTGCTTGGTGTAGAGCCGCAGAGTAACTTCAGATTGATCGTCAACCGGGTCTCAAACGCCAAGGAGGCCAGGCAGGTGCACGATAAAATTACGCTGGTGGCAAAGAAATTTTTAAATATCGAACTTCCTCTGCTGGGGTCAATAAGTGATGATCCGTATGTAATGCAGGCGGTTAAGCGTCAAGTCCCTTTCTCTACAGCGTATCCTCATTCATCTGCTTCCCGGGATATCAAGCTGATTGCCAAGCTTTATGCTGATATGAACACAAAAGGTAAAGCGGATGAGCAGGAAAGCACTTTGACAGGAATCAGAGGATTCATTCACAAATGGCTATCTAGAGCAAATTGA
- the cheB gene encoding protein-glutamate methylesterase/protein-glutamine glutaminase: MKPYRILVVDDSPFMRKIITDLIEQDKSFWVERTAANGREALERIEELSPDLVTMDVEMPEMNGLEALRHIMKKHPVPVIMLSGINEQGMRETIMALELGAFDFIRKPSLSSSSQGIAEVGEALREQIRAAMLSKERRLAREQAMARQAEEPKAPPHPRVERPSALPPAVPEPKRPKISPLPERAQSEPSEPKKPEVKQPPFGAGSTKAVDDVKASSPKPSAAKSPAPKPPERSKPVAKAVPEPKAEPVKRENSGRIAGQTTAAGGAAYTDIVAIGCSTGGPKALKTLLERIPGNFPAPIAIVQHMPPNFTKSLAQRLNSLCALTVVEAEDGMIMEKGTAYIAPGGQHLTIVPGAGGTCKISLNQGELQSGHRPSVDVLFSSLLPLSQFRRHAALLTGMGSDGAKAMKRLYDAGVTSTFAESEETCVVYGMPRSAVELKCVSHVLPLQEIAPKLVQIVK; encoded by the coding sequence ATGAAGCCATATCGGATTTTAGTCGTGGACGATTCTCCGTTTATGCGCAAAATTATTACCGATTTAATAGAGCAGGATAAGTCGTTCTGGGTTGAGCGAACTGCTGCTAATGGACGGGAAGCGCTGGAACGAATTGAGGAACTGTCTCCGGATTTGGTGACTATGGATGTGGAAATGCCGGAAATGAACGGTCTTGAAGCCCTGCGTCACATAATGAAAAAGCATCCCGTGCCTGTTATTATGCTCTCCGGTATTAATGAGCAGGGCATGAGAGAGACCATTATGGCTCTTGAGCTCGGTGCTTTTGACTTTATTCGGAAACCCTCGCTGTCTTCGAGCTCTCAAGGCATAGCTGAGGTGGGAGAGGCCCTGCGCGAACAAATACGTGCGGCTATGCTGAGTAAAGAACGCCGCTTGGCCAGAGAGCAGGCAATGGCACGGCAGGCGGAAGAGCCGAAGGCTCCTCCGCACCCTAGGGTGGAGCGACCTTCAGCTCTTCCCCCAGCAGTACCTGAACCCAAACGGCCTAAAATTAGCCCGCTGCCAGAACGAGCTCAGTCGGAGCCTTCCGAGCCGAAGAAGCCGGAAGTAAAGCAGCCTCCATTCGGGGCCGGTTCTACTAAAGCTGTTGATGATGTAAAAGCAAGCTCGCCCAAACCATCGGCAGCGAAGTCCCCAGCGCCGAAGCCTCCGGAGAGAAGCAAGCCGGTAGCAAAAGCGGTTCCGGAACCTAAAGCCGAACCTGTAAAGCGGGAGAACTCAGGCCGGATCGCCGGGCAGACAACAGCGGCGGGCGGAGCAGCTTACACGGATATCGTTGCTATCGGCTGCTCCACAGGTGGGCCGAAGGCGCTTAAGACGCTATTGGAACGTATTCCAGGAAACTTTCCAGCCCCGATCGCCATCGTTCAGCACATGCCTCCGAACTTTACCAAATCGCTGGCCCAGCGCCTTAACAGCCTATGTGCTTTAACGGTGGTGGAAGCTGAGGATGGAATGATTATGGAGAAGGGGACCGCCTATATTGCGCCTGGCGGACAGCATTTGACGATTGTCCCTGGTGCAGGTGGAACTTGCAAAATTTCGCTGAATCAAGGCGAGCTTCAAAGTGGGCATAGGCCATCTGTGGATGTGCTGTTTAGCTCGTTGCTTCCTTTGAGCCAGTTCCGGAGACATGCAGCTCTGCTCACCGGGATGGGCAGTGACGGAGCTAAAGCTATGAAGCGGTTATACGACGCTGGTGTTACCTCTACATTTGCAGAAAGTGAAGAAACCTGTGTAGTTTATGGAATGCCGCGTTCTGCAGTTGAGTTGAAGTGTGTCAGCCATGTCCTGCCACTTCAAGAAATTGCGCCAAAGCTTGTACAAATTGTGAAATAA